CTTTGACGCGATTAAAATTAAATGCTCCGGAACCCGATTCCATATTTTCCTCTTTATTATTCCACAAACCGTTCGACGGCATTTCGGATCGGCGCGACTGTTCTCAGATAGTCGTAGATGGCGCTGAGGTCTTCGTCTGTCATGCCAGCGTACATCGTCCAGGGCATGACGCTGTTCATGCCATCCTGTAATAGAATGTGTTTTGCGTTTTCTCCGGCAAATTGCCTGAAACGCCCGATGAAGTACTCTTTTTTCCAATGCCCAATTCCCGTTTCTACGTCGGATGTAATATTGGCCGATTGCACGATTTTGCCGCTGGGCAATCGAAATTGAAATCCTCCGGCGAATTGCATGTCTTCAACAGGCTGCCTCTGTTGATTATGAGGTGTATGGCAAGTGGCACATCCGGCAATGGTCGCCAAATACTTGCCATAAGCAACGGGGTCTGAACGATCAAACGGTTTGGGGAGTTTATAGGGTTCTGGCATTGTGCGTACTATCAGGTTCATGGGAAAGTTCAATTTGGATCGCGGTGGGATATGATCAATGGGAGATAGAGTACGCACATAAGCGACAATGGCGTCAATATCAGATGGCGTGAGATTTCGATATGCGCGATAGGGCATCAGTGGGAAAAGCGGATCGCCGTTTTTATTTACGCCGCTGGTAAAAGCCCGAATGATTTCGCCATCTGTCCAATCTCCCAGAGCTGTCGGTGTAATATTGGGCGCGATCAAGGTGCCTGGAAATCCCGCTGTTTCGGGAAATACCTCGCCGCCTTTGCCTTCGGTGCCCGGTAGCGGTGGCGCAGAATAATGCGCCCAATTCCGCGTTGAATGGCATTCGAGACATACCGTGACGTGATTGGCTAAATAACGTCCCCGCGCGATTTGTTCGGGTGTTCCCGACACGCGGATATTATAAGGCGGATCTGCTTTGGGAAAATTGGTCTTCAGATGGTAGGCAACGCCCAGCGCACCCACAATTACGAGTGCCACTATAACAGTTACAGTCACGACCACCCACTTCATTGGTATATTTCTCCGAGTATGACATCCATACGAAAGCTACTGCAAACGATAGATTTATCTGCACGAATTGTCAAGGGTCGTATTTTGTCCATTGACTTAATATAAAAAGTTAGTATTATTTATTGTAGAACATATCCGTCCGCACTACTCAAAGGAGGAAGCCATGCAGACTTTCAACGAATTGCGCGATCGGGAAGAGGATAGAATCAGCTTACAGTTTAAAGTCGCTATGGGCATTATAGGCGTAATTTTTGCGATTACTCTGGTTTATGGCGTTCTCAATTTCTGACGCACAATATCACAGGCAGCCCCAACGCTTTTCCGCGTTGGGGCTTTTTTATTTGTTTTTTTCCACGGCATTTCGCATCGCTACCATTTGACCAATGGCATACGCCCAGCCGATGCGCGTATCTGGTGTATCGCCCAGGATACCCGGCGTGTGGTCGGGGTCGATCATGCCGTTGTAACCCACTTCTTGAAATGCCTGAACGCAGGCAAACATATCGCATTCGCCGTCGTCGTGAAAGGTCTCGATATACTTAAAGCGAGGTATTTCTACTTTCACATTTCGAAAATGTACGGTTCCAATGCGATTCCGCGATCCAAAATAGCGAATCATTTCGACGGCATCCGCGCCTTTTTCCGTCATTACGCCGGTGTCGTAAAAAATGCAATTTGATGGGCTGTCTATCACTTCGATCAACCGTTGCATGCCCGCGATATCGCCCAGGGGTTGGGCAACGCCGCGATATTCGGGAATCGGTGGATCATTGGGATGTGCGGCCAATTGTACACCCGCTTTTTCTGCCGTTGGGATCGCGTTTTCCAAAAAATAGGTCAGATTGTCCCACATTTCATCCATTCCAATTCGCCCGATTGAATTGAGAGGTGGGAGATTGGCTATCCGCTCGTTGTCAAAGTCCCGCAAATCTGCGCCGCCGCGTCCCGCACCTCGCTGCGCCGCATATCCTTCTGAGGCTCTGAGGGCTGTGAAACTGTAGTTCAATGCCCGAAGTCCCAGCCGCCCTGCGATTTCAATATTGGCTTTGATAATTTTCAGATCGTCCTCTCTGCCCGGTTGGCCCATTAATACGCGTCCTGA
The Gemmatimonadota bacterium genome window above contains:
- a CDS encoding c-type cytochrome, giving the protein MKWVVVTVTVIVALVIVGALGVAYHLKTNFPKADPPYNIRVSGTPEQIARGRYLANHVTVCLECHSTRNWAHYSAPPLPGTEGKGGEVFPETAGFPGTLIAPNITPTALGDWTDGEIIRAFTSGVNKNGDPLFPLMPYRAYRNLTPSDIDAIVAYVRTLSPIDHIPPRSKLNFPMNLIVRTMPEPYKLPKPFDRSDPVAYGKYLATIAGCATCHTPHNQQRQPVEDMQFAGGFQFRLPSGKIVQSANITSDVETGIGHWKKEYFIGRFRQFAGENAKHILLQDGMNSVMPWTMYAGMTDEDLSAIYDYLRTVAPIRNAVERFVE
- a CDS encoding mannonate dehydratase: MPQIKIGKGIGDISEQTLRFYRQIGVDAVVMPTRWRTEPGTGERKLVPPTQTGPKGAQGGIWNERELQRIKARIESYDLIPLIAGLGISGRVLMGQPGREDDLKIIKANIEIAGRLGLRALNYSFTALRASEGYAAQRGAGRGGADLRDFDNERIANLPPLNSIGRIGMDEMWDNLTYFLENAIPTAEKAGVQLAAHPNDPPIPEYRGVAQPLGDIAGMQRLIEVIDSPSNCIFYDTGVMTEKGADAVEMIRYFGSRNRIGTVHFRNVKVEIPRFKYIETFHDDGECDMFACVQAFQEVGYNGMIDPDHTPGILGDTPDTRIGWAYAIGQMVAMRNAVEKNK